The Punica granatum isolate Tunisia-2019 chromosome 4, ASM765513v2, whole genome shotgun sequence sequence AGCCAATCAGAGGGGTGGCAACCGCTACAACGAGGAAGCAGAGAAAGAGAACCGCATCAACCAGCTTCAGGAACGAACCCGTTTCGTGTTTTTCAGTTTGTTTCTTCGGATTGGAGATGATTTCTCGATCGTGTTGTGGTTAGAATTTATGTGATAGCTTAGGAGGAGATGGAGAACAGTTGACTTGTGCCTAAAGAAGTGAAGATTGTCAGAGATCCTGCATGGAAGTTGGGTTTCAAATAATGATCTTGCACTTGCATCCGACAGATCACAGCGGAAGAGAGAAAAGCTAGTCGATAGATAGATTAATTCCGAAAAGATTAATCTAAGGGTCGTCTGGTTTAGCGAAGTGAGTAAGTGAACCGACACGATGGCCATTGCACCGGTGCAGGAGATGTCAACCAATGTCAATGAATGAGACCAGATTTGCCACAATATGGCAGAAAAATGCCGGTAATCTCTCGAGCCACGGAATCAGACAATAGGGTAGCACTGCCTTAGTATTGATCGAATTGAATCCGTGACTTTTAAGTTCCGAGTTGTTCCTGAATACAGTTTGACAGtttgataatattttgagAACAAATGTTGAACAGAACAAAGATTGAGGATGGAACTGGAGCAACAGAGAAACTTGGAGGACCAATCtagataaaaattaagtatGGGGGAAAGGGGGTAAAGTGAGAGAGATGTGGTTCCGTCCAAACCTTCTCTGCACTGAGAACCAGACCGGTTTGGTTTCATCAAACCAATCAACCCTTCGCATCTCCATCTCCGAGAACCCGACCAAAGCTCGTAGCCGTGACTGTGAACGAAGCAGCTGGGAGAACGAGAAGATGAGCGAGACGAGACCCGTGCCCCGGAGAGAGAGCCCGTGGGGCACGCCGGAGGGGGACCACCGCCAGCCTAAAGCCCACCGCTGCAACGACCGTGCCGAGGACGTCATTCAGGTCAGTGAAAGATCACCTCTCCTCATTCAATTGAAGAAATCGAACTCTTTTTCCTGTTTCAGTGGCAGCTTTTCCGTTCGGGATAGGTTTTACTCTCATCGTGGACGAGTCCCATAATCCCGCCTGAGGttaaaaattatgttttttgACAATCCCAGATAGTGAAAATTGGGACTTGATCTGCTGTTAAGTTTGACGTTGGTGATGGGGTTAAGcaagattgatttttttttttttctctttcaatCGCTCGCGATCAGGTTCAGTTGCTGGAAGTACGATATTGGTGGTAGAATATGTTGAGTATTTATCCATAGCACAGTTATCACTGCAATGAATTCATGATTCATTTTCCATCAAAAGCGGTCCTTTATTCCTACTGTCTTGTTCTTTATGGATATGGGAAGCTCGGAGGCACTCAGGACAAGTTGCAGGATGTGTTTCTATACAGAGGAAGAAGCTCTTTGGAGTCGATGTTTAGCTTTAGTTGATTGACCTTTGAGGTGTAAAGCCCTACATGGAGATAATTGATTAGGTTCCATTGTATGGCGGAATGATAAGGAAATGGAGGAATGGGTAAACAGGAACATCGTACAAAATTACAACATCTTTAGATTGGAGTTTTTGCTTGGAATGAGCATACTCCGTTGAATATAGAGGAAGATGGACCCGATAGAGTTTTCATTGGTTTCCATTTTCCAACTTTGTCACTCCCATGTGACATGTTACTTTAACTAAGAAGATGTGCTCAGGAAGACCTGTTTGAATTGTCATATTCATTAAAGATAGAAAACTATGCATTAGTTCTCAAGTCGTAAATAAACGGATGGCATGATGTGTAAGACAGCAGTTgtcattttgttttttcttttaagaagTTATTATGAGAATATTTCTCATCCTCGCggttcttttgttttttatatttaatttcatgTTCTCTCATTGTTGTAATCCTTTTTATACAGGCTTGTTTTGAGGGAAATCCGTTTAAGACTGTCCCAGGACCATTTAAGCTTTTCTGGCAATGCATGCGTTCCAAACCAGGGTAATGTTGCAAATTTCTACTGCATGACTTTGGTTCTTGTATTTTCAAAACTGTCTTATTTGATTTAATGCACAGCCCGAGCATGAGTTATCTACTGGTAATAACATGTTAGAATTTTTGCGAAATGACCCAAGACATTAGATTTATGTTGTGGAATGTTAGACTGCTTACTGTCATCTGGCGGAAAGCACCTACACACCTTAATTAGTGGTGTCCTATTCGATTGGTTTCTTTGAGGTACAAATGGCTGAATTTGGACTTGATTTGTGCAGAGAGGAACCGACAGAGCCATACACCTACTTGCAGTTAGATCCCCCTAAAAGGGAAGTGAAGCTTGAGTGAAACCTGCGTGGAGACTTCTCGTGACAAATTCAGATTCAGTTCTCTCATATAAACGCAGTCTTGTTTGCAATCTTTCTGGTTACAACAGACAGTAACTTTCAGTAATTCTtcatggattttccttttatggTATCAATAAGAGTTCATAGATAAAGTAAAACGAGCAAGAGGAAAAGAGCTTTGTGTCGTTCCCAAGTTGAGAGTGGTTTATACCCTTCTGAGTTTTGTTCAGCATTTGGGAGGAATGTGCATGCAGTTTCCAAGTCTTTCGGTCCAATTTCCTGGATGGACAGTTGCATTTTATATGGCATGCTTCCTTTGGAATTTAGATTTGAAGCCTTTAGAAGTCGGAGAAAACAAACCAAAGCCCTTGAGGATCCAAAATTGATGCTTTCCATTTGGTGTTAAAAAGCTCTCTACAATGGTTAAGCCACAAGCTTGCTTGCAGCACTTGGTGGATATGGacattacatcgcaatgggacAACTCGAATTGTCACCGGAAAAATATATCCAGCGACCGGTTGCTTTCTTGACctcaataattaatatatagcaATTGCAGCTATATATGTACAGATTTATTGACTCAGAAGTCGATGATGGGCTCTCCGACCGTCAGATTACGCTCCACTGTCCATGGCAGATCGAACAACTTGGCAGTGATGAATTTGAAGATCTTATTCACATTGATGTTGTAGGTTGCACTTGAGAAGAATAGCGTGGCATTGAGGGCTTTTGCGTATGCTCTTGCCTGCAAATTTCGGAAGTTCGAAGGTTAGAGCTTCTGAACCTCATATGGGTTTCCATGCCTTTGGCTACCTGTCCCATCTCGGTGActgataaattaattatcatcGAATATGCACATCGATCGATAAAGACCAGTATATAAAATCGAAGCAAAGAGAGGATAGCAATCGTGATCTACCTGGCTGGCGATTGTCCATTGCAAGTCTATGGGAAGCTGGATGAATTCATCAAATTTGGTTCCCACAATGATAGGAATTGCCGTCTACAAtacccaaaataaaaaatgataatacGATATCTTATATGAATTAAAGATACCACTACATGATGCAAGTATATACCTGATTCCATTTCCTTGCTTCTTGATACCATGTGATGATactgaaataattaaaagaaataccTCAAATTAACCCAACCAGCTGCCCATAAAGTTTACAAAATCTACCAAAATGAATCAATTGTCAAAAGTACCTATTTAGAGTACATCGGCTCGTAAGGTCGAACATGAACAGGATTGCCACGGAGTCTCTGCAGACGGCCGGGATATGATCCTGACCAGATCTTTCATCACCTGTGCACATCCATTATCTTCGTACattcattccttttttttcctcttttttcttttttttctctttctgaTCGAATGGATGGGAGGAAAGGATATATAacgaaaatataatatttttctgattacaaagaaaagttaattttacCTTCTACTTCCCAAATGCTATATGATATACGAGCTCCTCTGACCATTTGAGTCTTATCCATCAGATTTATGCCTTTCATCATCTCCGAGCTACTCTGTTCTTTCTCGTCTCCCACATATTTCAccttcaaaataaaaataaaaatacgatatacaaatttaattattccaaggatttgaaaaatataaagctaaaaaatattcatgtatttaattatttgttgttattattattattcgtGTAGAGAACTGACCAAGAAGCTGGTTTTGCCAATCTCGTGGTCGCCCAGAAGGCCGATCTTCAAGGACACCAAGTCCGAGTCGGCAGTGTGGTCTCGACAGACCATAGGCGTGACGGTCCCCAACTCCGGCTCATTGTTCACTGTGGTGACCACGACCGGAGCCGGGGAGGACACTTTGGAGTAGGGCAGCAGCACCCGGTACTGCTCCGGCTTCCCCGCCGAGCACACAAAGATCCGGTCCCAGAGCCTCCGGATGAATCGCCGGAGGACCATGACGCGGCGGTTAACCCTACGCCGGAGGTTGAAGCGGTTGATCTTCTGGCAGAGCTTATGAGCCATCGTGAACCGGCGGCGGCTGATACTATTCCCCTCGCTCTTAATTAGCGTTGGTCGTCGGTCGTGgatggcttttttttttattttccggTCGAGGACGGGATAATCGAGGCGGAGCTGCCGAGCTCTCTAATCTGCCGTGAGGGGAACGGGAGCTGATGAAGTCGCAGTGATATTCATTAATGTCCTTTGAGCTATTTGCTTTGTGGTGGTGTTATATTTAGAAagctgcttttttttttttttatccgaTCAGTTTTTTTGTAACGAACCATCGAGCCAATAGATGGTGACGGCATTAGCGGGACGGTTGACCGGTTTTAGAAGTTGGGCCCGACAGGGGGCCGGTGGGAAAAGTCCAAATTGCCGGCTGAAATTGGTTCCACGTTGTAATCAACGGAGGGCATTGTGGGGATTTCGGCCCCGATTGATTGGGTCCTTTCTCTTGATCTTGTGTCTCTTGGAGCGTCCACGTCGTTCTCGCCTCTCAATTTCTCAATCATTCTgtcctttctctctcctctctctctcccccaccTTTAAATTAGCCTCTAATCATAAGGGCAAATTAAGAACGACGCTTGATCTTAtcgaaatattttatttccatttttaaCGTTTGCTTACGTGTTACGTGTTAAGTGTTATTTCCTTGATGATTCCGTTGGTTTTCTTCGACAAGAGATTGTCAAGTAGAAGATTGTCTCCGAACGTTTGGTGATTACTACTTCTTCCATCTTATCTCCTAATTAACTGGGCGAGAGTTTAGGGATAATGGTGGTATAGTTCCCTTCGTGATAAGTACTATTAACCCAAATCAAAAGGAAATACATTTACCGCGATGATTCTAAAATCTAGTCTGCAATAGACTTGTGAAACAAACTTATCGAGACATGATTCAAGATGGGACCATAAGCTACAAAATAATTGTCTCCGTCGTAAttttaagaaagaaagaacacAAATCACCAAGTTTACAGACCAGCggaaatatgtatatatatatatatatatatatataatatttatatatatatattgaagaatCATATTTGTTGTGTTATGATCATATGTACGATCCCTTTGCCCCACGTCACTCACGGAGTTCGTAATTGTCCACAGGACATGTAACTAAAAAGTCTACGCTCACCATTCACCCAAAAGTCACCAAACTGAGTTAATTTGCtaactaattatataaatatatatataattaaatgtaTATGTCGATATTTTTGTATATCAGTAGGTACGATAGGACGCGTCTGATGGGACTGAGGAGGGTTGATGGGAAGATAAGATATTTTCTGACATGAATGAGAGTTTGCAtataaaaacaaacacacacacataaataATACCTTAAAAATAAGATTTGGTAAATTCATGCTGATCAATGTTCCCAT is a genomic window containing:
- the LOC116206310 gene encoding septum-promoting GTP-binding protein 1, whose translation is MAHKLCQKINRFNLRRRVNRRVMVLRRFIRRLWDRIFVCSAGKPEQYRVLLPYSKVSSPAPVVVTTVNNEPELGTVTPMVCRDHTADSDLVSLKIGLLGDHEIGKTSFLVKYVGDEKEQSSSEMMKGINLMDKTQMVRGARISYSIWEVEGDERSGQDHIPAVCRDSVAILFMFDLTSRCTLNSIITWYQEARKWNQTAIPIIVGTKFDEFIQLPIDLQWTIASQARAYAKALNATLFFSSATYNINVNKIFKFITAKLFDLPWTVERNLTVGEPIIDF
- the LOC116206312 gene encoding uncharacterized protein LOC116206312, whose product is MSETRPVPRRESPWGTPEGDHRQPKAHRCNDRAEDVIQACFEGNPFKTVPGPFKLFWQCMRSKPGEEPTEPYTYLQLDPPKREVKLE